One window from the genome of bacterium encodes:
- a CDS encoding T9SS type A sorting domain-containing protein, with protein MKRQLHYIIPLLLLAMVLPVRAESPEGAKKDGSLSKVTKNDQWDFISVNQCLMWLSNNGRMAHNPLSDGSGFEWPNGSAKYTIFTDGIIWGGLVDGEPRVGGATYNAGMAAGPIKGDGTASDPNDPLNRMFKIRKVDTEGFASLDPEYQAQMGQDFLEWPDELGAPWVDKNGNGVYEPDFEEFLSKGYDDCLSDTPLLPGDETIWFVTNDLDERRVRDLYGSQPIGIECHTLVWAYSQTGPLSNMVFTKYTVINKGLNDMTQTYFAKWSDPDLGDAFDDYVGIDTSLSLGYVYNGLAKDEVYGIPPAAGYDFFQGPIIESAGDSAVYNFGIRKGVKNLPVSTFAFYINGSSIYRDPRLKNAVGTIEMYNYLTGKLYNGRAFVDPTTGNEVIVCLAGDPITGEGWIDGIVNSPGDRRFLMTAGPFTLAVGDTQEVVVSSLVAQGSDRLSSLKVLKFYDKFAQLAFDNNFDLPKAPPSPNVNVSLQNKRVLLQWGEPEQVQKIENHFDRGFKFQGYNVYQFPTSSSTLDEGIRLATYDVTDGVSVIFDEQIDPESGIVLELPQQLGNDGGVQRLYDVTTDVLTDRPLVNNQPYYFAVTSYAYNEDPDASPRQLESTPKIITVRPQMPDPGWRYTDKVDDEIPVSHVTGKSAGFVEVVVTDPMELTGDSYEVSFKSLGQVETTYDGDLDGFVDETLIRDDYSSWTLTDISTNEVLIDGSPSMEGLDKEFFILDGFKIGVSGTGYYRQFNKDGFDNGAPKENHDEILLREWEGGPEVFEAFESTRGEGGYSWQMGYTSSTLGSPDQFGSNIKGYEVTKVVEIRFDEDNTSKGYMYLRGARPNYGYQGYFESPIQVWDVTDPDPANHVQLSYAFIERINRPSNNQMYNPTALADDREMLFIIDEPYSDTPNPAYADPDFSIQESGNTMPIIYWGWYILKPQYTGLTKAWRDGDLYRITPKVPFSAEDRFTFTTFKSTYDDETAKEDITEINVFPNPYYGSNKRESNKYQRFVTFNHLPPRANFKIYTISGVLVASFQKTDDGTQYATWDLQNDNGLPVASGLYYVHIEMPGLGVEKILKLAVVTETQFLDRI; from the coding sequence ATGAAACGACAATTGCATTATATCATCCCCCTGCTCCTGCTGGCGATGGTTCTTCCCGTCCGTGCAGAGTCTCCGGAGGGTGCAAAGAAGGATGGATCCCTTTCAAAGGTCACAAAGAATGACCAGTGGGATTTCATCTCCGTAAACCAGTGTCTGATGTGGCTGTCGAACAACGGCCGCATGGCACACAATCCGCTGTCTGACGGATCCGGTTTCGAGTGGCCGAACGGCAGCGCCAAGTACACGATTTTCACGGATGGCATCATCTGGGGCGGTCTCGTCGATGGCGAGCCCCGCGTCGGTGGCGCAACGTACAATGCGGGAATGGCAGCCGGTCCGATCAAAGGTGATGGTACGGCGTCAGACCCCAACGATCCGCTCAACCGCATGTTCAAGATCCGCAAGGTCGATACCGAAGGCTTTGCTTCCCTTGATCCTGAATACCAGGCTCAGATGGGACAGGATTTCCTGGAGTGGCCCGACGAACTCGGTGCTCCCTGGGTCGACAAGAACGGGAATGGCGTCTATGAGCCCGATTTCGAGGAATTCCTCTCCAAGGGATACGATGACTGTCTTTCCGACACGCCATTGCTTCCCGGTGACGAGACCATCTGGTTTGTTACCAATGATCTCGATGAGCGCCGTGTGCGCGACCTCTACGGCTCGCAGCCGATAGGCATCGAGTGCCATACACTGGTCTGGGCGTACAGTCAGACCGGTCCGCTGTCGAACATGGTGTTCACGAAATACACCGTGATCAATAAGGGACTCAATGACATGACGCAGACCTATTTCGCGAAATGGTCAGATCCCGATCTCGGCGATGCCTTCGATGATTATGTCGGCATCGACACCTCGCTCAGCCTGGGGTACGTTTACAACGGTCTTGCGAAAGACGAAGTCTACGGCATTCCTCCCGCAGCGGGCTATGACTTCTTCCAGGGTCCGATCATTGAAAGCGCCGGTGATTCCGCCGTGTACAATTTCGGAATCCGCAAGGGAGTCAAGAACCTCCCGGTTTCCACCTTTGCTTTCTACATCAATGGAAGCTCCATTTACCGCGATCCCCGGCTGAAAAATGCTGTGGGAACGATTGAGATGTACAACTATCTCACAGGCAAGCTGTATAACGGACGCGCATTCGTCGATCCCACAACGGGCAACGAAGTCATCGTCTGCCTCGCCGGAGACCCCATTACCGGTGAAGGCTGGATTGACGGTATCGTCAACAGTCCGGGTGACCGCCGCTTCCTTATGACGGCCGGACCGTTCACGCTCGCCGTGGGTGATACGCAGGAGGTCGTTGTCTCCTCGCTGGTCGCTCAGGGCTCTGACCGTTTGAGCAGCCTGAAGGTGCTCAAGTTTTACGACAAGTTCGCACAGCTGGCGTTCGACAATAATTTTGATCTCCCGAAAGCACCGCCCTCGCCGAACGTAAACGTATCGCTGCAGAACAAACGTGTTCTTCTGCAGTGGGGTGAACCGGAGCAGGTCCAAAAGATTGAAAATCATTTCGATCGTGGATTCAAGTTCCAGGGTTACAACGTGTACCAGTTCCCGACTTCGAGTTCGACACTCGATGAGGGTATCCGTCTGGCCACATACGATGTCACCGACGGAGTATCGGTTATTTTCGATGAACAGATTGATCCCGAATCCGGTATCGTGCTTGAGCTGCCGCAGCAGCTCGGCAATGATGGCGGTGTTCAGCGTCTCTATGATGTCACGACTGATGTACTCACGGATCGTCCGCTGGTCAACAACCAGCCGTACTACTTCGCAGTGACTTCCTACGCATACAACGAAGATCCCGATGCGTCGCCGCGGCAGCTTGAGTCTACCCCGAAGATTATCACCGTGCGTCCCCAGATGCCGGATCCGGGCTGGCGATACACCGACAAGGTCGACGACGAAATTCCCGTCAGTCACGTGACAGGAAAGTCCGCCGGCTTCGTCGAAGTCGTTGTCACTGATCCCATGGAACTCACCGGTGATTCCTACGAAGTGTCGTTCAAGTCGCTCGGACAGGTTGAAACCACGTACGACGGCGATCTCGACGGTTTTGTCGATGAGACGCTCATCCGTGACGACTACTCGAGTTGGACACTGACTGACATCTCCACGAATGAGGTGTTGATTGACGGCAGTCCTTCAATGGAAGGACTCGACAAGGAATTCTTCATCCTTGACGGCTTCAAAATCGGCGTGAGCGGCACCGGCTATTACCGCCAGTTCAACAAGGACGGTTTTGACAATGGCGCCCCGAAAGAGAACCACGATGAGATCCTTCTTCGTGAATGGGAAGGTGGTCCGGAAGTCTTCGAAGCGTTTGAAAGCACGCGCGGTGAAGGTGGTTATTCCTGGCAGATGGGGTACACGTCGAGTACGCTCGGCTCTCCCGACCAGTTCGGTTCGAACATCAAGGGATACGAAGTCACCAAGGTAGTTGAAATCCGTTTCGACGAAGACAACACCTCGAAGGGCTACATGTACCTGCGTGGCGCACGGCCGAACTACGGATACCAGGGCTACTTCGAATCCCCGATTCAGGTGTGGGACGTCACTGATCCCGATCCCGCGAATCACGTGCAGCTCTCGTATGCCTTCATCGAGCGTATCAACCGCCCGAGCAACAACCAGATGTACAATCCGACCGCACTCGCCGATGACAGGGAAATGCTCTTTATCATCGATGAGCCTTACAGTGATACACCGAACCCGGCGTACGCCGATCCTGATTTCTCCATCCAGGAGAGCGGAAACACCATGCCTATCATTTATTGGGGCTGGTATATCCTGAAGCCGCAGTACACCGGACTGACGAAAGCATGGCGTGACGGCGATCTGTATCGCATCACACCGAAGGTCCCCTTCAGTGCGGAAGACCGTTTCACCTTCACGACCTTCAAGTCGACGTACGATGACGAGACGGCCAAGGAAGACATCACTGAAATCAACGTCTTCCCGAATCCGTACTATGGATCCAATAAGCGCGAAAGCAATAAATACCAGCGTTTTGTCACCTTCAATCACCTGCCGCCGCGCGCGAATTTCAAGATTTATACGATTTCCGGAGTTCTAGTCGCTTCCTTCCAGAAAACAGATGACGGGACGCAATACGCCACCTGGGATCTGCAGAACGACAACGGACTGCCTGTCGCAAGTGGTCTTTACTACGTCCACATCGAAATGCCCGGCCTCGGGGTTGAGAAAATTCTCAAACTTGCCGTGGTTACTGAAACCCAGTTCCTGGATCGTATCTGA
- a CDS encoding TonB-dependent receptor: protein MHKKLLFVLLLLGLFPASLLAQTGKVSGKVTDLETGEPLIGANVIVNSGGTTRGAATDANGGYVVLNVPIGKVNITVSYIGYQKTEVKDVLVRSNETTDKDIQLPSDSYKLEGEVIIVAEKPLVDKNVTNSKTTVTQEDIENLPVRGVENISATQAGVVSLGGGLYIRGSRADATGFVINGMQVNNPLAGGRSLSLINNAIAEQSLQAGGYSAEFGGANAGLISTTTRTGGRKLNVELEVYTDNYPWADYGERTLGTYKSGSSNYILTAGGPLYGPVKFFVAAQNSFSRTPTSGWREDYDLTTYYDPLLRQTDAHALLSPEEQMKVGIFDPRLGPSAQKIDYRFPGGYFYNAASQSYLLNGNLTFDLNPINVRIDGSYGYGTSHDGAGLTTQLAEQRAGLNQSEDYSLNGKFTHLLSPTTFYELYVGFFGNFGVGMDPDLKHDIFAYGDSVANAQYGYHFLADGIPEQPITAFGASFYPAGYPIGSSYGKTSFNSLQTKLNFVHQIGRTHEIKTGGEFTQYSIRSFGISAFSLARFVRQSPDATDLEIAGSMGTNNYGYDYYGRKLDSGPDGPKEPVFAAFYVLDKIELEDLVINVGLRYDYINTNSKEFVDPQNIKFTSDGLIDQSPDNVKDVEPSKTVSPRLGFSFPVTDQTVFYAQYGIFVQQSRLRDVYLGNATISSQIKGGYAVSSPVGFGLRPEKTIQYDFGFRQQLGENLAFDIGAFYKDIRDQIQQRQIPAEFGAEHPAYYAWVNGDFATTTGVSLQITMRRTERIMLQTNYTYSDARGTGSSPSSSFRALWLSPTETPFLPKYPMTLAFDQTHRGSLNVDYRFGRDDGPEVFGVQLLERFGANFLFTFNSGTPYTRVNEFSFGDRRTPIEAINASRTPWVFNLDARFDKTVTIGPLDWNFYIRVTNLLNIKNVTGVYATSGSAESNNYLATDEGQTQIANYASYGDVFANLYQDFYYQQVLMNAGVYSAPRRVWFGVRVNF, encoded by the coding sequence ATGCACAAAAAGCTACTGTTCGTTCTGCTTCTGCTTGGGCTCTTTCCCGCTTCTTTGCTTGCGCAGACGGGAAAGGTATCCGGCAAGGTCACTGATCTTGAAACCGGAGAGCCCTTGATCGGAGCAAACGTCATAGTGAATTCCGGTGGTACCACGCGTGGTGCTGCAACGGATGCCAACGGCGGGTACGTTGTTCTCAACGTGCCCATCGGCAAGGTGAACATCACGGTAAGTTACATCGGTTATCAGAAAACCGAGGTGAAGGATGTGCTTGTCCGGTCGAATGAAACGACGGATAAGGACATTCAGCTGCCTTCCGATTCCTACAAACTGGAAGGGGAGGTCATTATTGTCGCTGAGAAACCGCTGGTTGACAAGAATGTCACAAACAGCAAAACAACGGTGACGCAGGAGGATATTGAAAACCTTCCTGTGCGTGGTGTGGAGAATATCTCCGCCACACAGGCCGGTGTGGTTTCTCTCGGCGGCGGCCTCTACATCCGTGGCAGTCGTGCGGATGCGACAGGTTTTGTCATCAACGGCATGCAGGTCAACAACCCGCTCGCCGGCGGACGCTCCCTGTCCCTCATCAACAATGCCATTGCAGAGCAGAGTCTCCAGGCTGGTGGATATTCCGCAGAGTTTGGCGGCGCAAACGCCGGTCTGATCAGTACGACCACGCGTACCGGTGGACGCAAGCTGAATGTGGAACTCGAGGTGTACACGGACAACTACCCGTGGGCAGACTACGGTGAGCGTACCCTGGGTACGTACAAGTCCGGATCGAGCAACTATATCCTCACGGCGGGTGGACCGCTGTACGGTCCGGTGAAATTCTTCGTCGCGGCGCAGAACAGTTTTTCCCGCACGCCGACTTCTGGCTGGCGTGAGGATTACGACCTGACGACGTATTACGATCCTCTGCTGCGTCAGACCGACGCCCACGCACTGCTTTCTCCGGAAGAACAGATGAAAGTGGGTATTTTTGATCCGCGACTCGGACCGAGCGCACAGAAGATCGATTATCGCTTCCCCGGCGGATATTTCTACAACGCCGCGAGTCAAAGCTACCTGCTCAATGGTAACCTTACCTTTGATCTCAATCCGATCAACGTGCGTATCGATGGATCGTACGGATACGGAACGAGTCATGACGGTGCCGGACTCACGACGCAGCTCGCTGAGCAGCGCGCCGGACTCAATCAGAGTGAAGATTACAGCTTGAACGGTAAATTCACGCATCTCCTGAGTCCGACCACGTTCTATGAACTGTACGTCGGATTCTTCGGGAACTTCGGTGTGGGGATGGATCCTGACCTCAAGCACGACATCTTTGCCTACGGCGATTCCGTTGCGAATGCCCAGTACGGTTATCACTTCCTGGCTGACGGTATCCCAGAGCAGCCCATCACCGCCTTCGGCGCCAGCTTCTATCCCGCCGGTTACCCGATTGGCTCCAGCTACGGCAAGACGAGCTTCAACTCCCTGCAGACCAAGCTCAACTTCGTGCATCAGATCGGCCGTACGCATGAGATCAAGACCGGTGGTGAGTTCACACAGTACTCCATCCGTTCCTTCGGAATCAGTGCATTCAGCCTTGCGCGCTTCGTGCGTCAGAGCCCGGATGCCACAGATCTCGAGATCGCGGGATCCATGGGTACGAACAACTATGGATATGACTACTACGGACGCAAGCTCGACAGCGGTCCTGACGGACCCAAGGAGCCTGTGTTTGCCGCATTCTACGTTCTCGACAAGATCGAACTCGAAGATCTCGTCATCAACGTCGGTTTGCGCTACGACTATATAAACACGAACTCCAAGGAATTCGTGGATCCGCAGAACATCAAGTTCACCTCTGACGGTCTGATCGACCAGAGTCCGGATAACGTCAAGGATGTCGAGCCGTCCAAGACCGTGAGTCCGCGTCTCGGTTTCTCCTTCCCGGTGACGGACCAGACGGTGTTCTACGCGCAGTACGGTATTTTCGTGCAGCAGTCGCGTCTGCGTGACGTGTATCTCGGAAACGCGACCATTTCCTCGCAGATCAAGGGTGGATATGCAGTCAGCTCGCCGGTCGGTTTCGGCCTGCGTCCTGAAAAGACCATCCAGTATGACTTTGGTTTCCGTCAGCAGCTCGGTGAGAACCTGGCCTTTGACATCGGCGCGTTCTACAAGGATATTCGCGACCAGATTCAGCAGCGTCAGATTCCGGCCGAATTCGGCGCGGAACATCCCGCATATTACGCCTGGGTGAACGGCGATTTCGCGACCACCACCGGTGTCTCGCTGCAGATCACCATGCGCCGCACCGAGCGCATCATGCTGCAGACCAACTATACTTACAGCGACGCACGCGGAACGGGATCGAGTCCTTCTTCGTCCTTCCGTGCCCTCTGGCTCTCCCCGACAGAGACGCCGTTCCTTCCGAAGTACCCGATGACACTGGCCTTTGACCAGACGCATCGCGGTTCGCTGAACGTCGACTATCGCTTCGGCAGGGATGACGGTCCGGAGGTCTTCGGCGTACAGCTGCTCGAGCGTTTCGGAGCCAATTTCCTCTTCACCTTCAATTCCGGCACACCGTATACCCGCGTGAACGAATTCTCCTTCGGCGACCGCCGCACCCCGATTGAGGCGATCAATGCGTCCCGCACCCCGTGGGTGTTCAACCTGGATGCACGTTTCGACAAGACGGTCACCATTGGTCCGCTCGACTGGAACTTCTACATCCGCGTGACCAATCTGCTGAACATCAAGAATGTCACAGGTGTCTACGCCACTTCCGGTAGTGCGGAGAGCAACAATTACCTGGCCACCGATGAAGGTCAGACGCAGATTGCAAACTACGCCAGCTACGGCGATGTCTTTGCCAATCTCTATCAGGACTTCTACTACCAGCAGGTCCTGATGAACGCCGGTGTCTACAGTGCACCCCGTCGCGTCTGGTTCGGTGTGCGTGTGAACTTCTAA
- a CDS encoding PorV/PorQ family protein, with the protein MRISPRYLAAALFMALALMASEAIAGGGNKEGTAAADPLLVPIGARGIALGAAYTAGITGVEAIYYNPAGLSGMNYGVEVMFSQMNGLDNDGISYFGVGSNFAGFGHVAFSVKSFSFGDILITDERQPDGTGAVFTPTFITLGLTYSRALTDRIRAGVTANLVSEELDRVSSSGFAFDVGVQYNGLAGVNGLELGVTLRHLGGNMTYSGPGLLRNVDEINADRTNQLLAIQAAGFQLPTSLEIGMAYGTTFEELHDLSVMTSFENNNFLSDQYRVAVEYTFDKMLSLRGSMPITGNDKTDYNGDAAYMYGPSFGVGLQQWAGDAKLILDYAYRTREVFDGQHVFTLKVGF; encoded by the coding sequence ATGCGCATCAGTCCCAGATATCTTGCCGCGGCGCTGTTCATGGCGTTGGCCCTGATGGCATCCGAGGCGATTGCCGGCGGCGGTAACAAGGAAGGAACAGCAGCAGCTGATCCGTTGCTGGTCCCAATTGGAGCCCGGGGTATAGCGCTAGGCGCTGCCTACACCGCTGGCATCACCGGTGTGGAAGCGATCTACTATAACCCTGCAGGACTTTCCGGCATGAACTACGGTGTGGAAGTCATGTTTTCGCAGATGAACGGTCTCGACAACGACGGCATCAGCTATTTCGGTGTCGGAAGCAACTTCGCCGGTTTCGGTCACGTTGCCTTCTCGGTCAAGTCTTTTTCCTTCGGCGACATCCTTATCACGGATGAGCGTCAGCCGGATGGTACGGGTGCGGTGTTTACACCGACCTTTATCACACTCGGACTCACCTACTCGCGCGCGCTCACCGACCGTATTCGTGCCGGTGTCACCGCCAACCTCGTGAGTGAAGAACTTGACCGTGTTTCCAGCTCCGGCTTCGCCTTTGACGTCGGTGTGCAGTACAACGGCCTCGCCGGAGTCAACGGGCTCGAACTGGGCGTCACGCTTCGCCATCTCGGTGGCAACATGACGTATTCCGGTCCCGGCCTCCTGCGCAATGTCGACGAAATCAATGCCGATCGCACCAACCAGCTGCTTGCCATCCAGGCCGCGGGCTTCCAGCTCCCGACCTCGCTGGAAATCGGCATGGCCTACGGCACCACTTTCGAGGAACTGCATGACCTTTCCGTCATGACGTCCTTCGAAAACAACAATTTCCTCAGTGACCAGTATCGCGTCGCGGTCGAATACACCTTCGACAAGATGCTCTCACTGCGTGGATCCATGCCCATCACGGGCAATGACAAGACCGACTACAACGGCGATGCCGCCTACATGTACGGTCCGTCATTCGGTGTCGGTCTCCAGCAATGGGCCGGCGATGCCAAGCTGATTCTCGATTATGCCTATCGCACCCGCGAAGTCTTCGACGGTCAGCATGTCTTTACCCTGAAGGTCGGCTTCTAA
- a CDS encoding carbon starvation protein A, whose amino-acid sequence MSPLLLMLLTFAGYIVMYRLYGRYIGKKIFRIDDGNPAPSVEFEDGVDYVPTRKEIIFGHHFTSIAGTGPIVGPAIAIIWGWLPALLWVFVGSIVMGAVHDFGSLVISMRNKGKSISDYTSRYINSRTRWFFFVIVFLELWIVISIFGLVIAIIFSMFPSSVLPVWLQLPIAVGLGIMIYRKGGGLTTWSLIAVALMYGSIVLGAWVPLELPTMLGIPAPGLWTIILLIYAYIASVLPVTTLLQPRDFINAYQLIIAMALLFAGVMFSSFAGKLHIVAPAFQAAPEAAPPLWPFLFITIACGAISGFHSLVSSGTSAKQVRRESDSLFVGYGSMLVEGGLATLVIIAVSAGIGMGYTSVDGEYLTGVSAWTNHYASWAAAAGLGSKVKAFVDGAANMIAMTGIPRSIAVVIMGVFVASFAGTTLDTATRIQRYIVSELFTTLKLRVFQNRYIATGFAVLSAAVLAFASGADGKGALSLWPLFGAVNQTLAALALIIVTLYLKERGGWSWITAGIPAVFMSVITIWAAVLNQLQFGTDQNILLQVINAIIILIVLWVTAEGIVQFVRGKEQPDPAAETGSGL is encoded by the coding sequence ATGTCCCCACTTTTACTCATGCTGCTGACCTTTGCCGGGTACATTGTGATGTACAGGCTGTATGGTCGCTATATAGGGAAGAAAATTTTCCGTATCGATGACGGGAATCCGGCTCCTTCGGTGGAATTCGAGGATGGTGTCGATTATGTGCCGACACGTAAGGAGATCATTTTCGGGCATCATTTCACTTCGATTGCAGGCACGGGGCCGATTGTGGGTCCGGCCATCGCCATCATCTGGGGCTGGCTGCCCGCGCTGCTCTGGGTGTTCGTGGGCAGCATTGTCATGGGAGCTGTGCACGATTTCGGAAGCCTCGTCATTTCCATGCGCAATAAGGGGAAATCCATTTCCGACTATACATCCCGCTATATCAACAGCCGCACACGATGGTTTTTCTTCGTCATCGTCTTTCTCGAGCTGTGGATCGTGATCAGCATTTTCGGACTGGTCATCGCCATTATTTTCAGTATGTTCCCCTCTTCCGTCCTGCCCGTCTGGCTGCAGCTGCCGATCGCTGTCGGACTCGGTATCATGATATACCGCAAAGGCGGCGGACTCACCACGTGGTCGCTGATCGCCGTCGCGCTCATGTATGGCAGCATCGTGCTGGGCGCCTGGGTTCCGCTGGAACTGCCCACGATGCTGGGAATTCCCGCTCCGGGACTCTGGACGATCATTCTCCTCATCTATGCCTATATCGCCTCGGTGCTGCCCGTGACAACGCTGCTGCAGCCACGTGACTTCATCAACGCCTATCAGCTGATTATCGCCATGGCCCTTCTTTTTGCGGGCGTCATGTTCTCTTCCTTTGCCGGCAAACTGCATATCGTTGCTCCCGCCTTCCAGGCGGCGCCCGAAGCCGCTCCCCCGCTCTGGCCCTTCCTGTTCATCACCATCGCCTGTGGTGCGATATCCGGCTTTCATTCACTGGTTTCCTCCGGCACGTCCGCCAAACAGGTGCGGCGGGAAAGCGATTCGCTGTTCGTGGGATACGGTTCTATGCTTGTGGAAGGCGGACTCGCGACACTCGTCATCATCGCCGTTTCTGCCGGGATAGGGATGGGATATACTTCTGTCGATGGGGAATACCTCACCGGGGTGTCGGCATGGACGAATCACTATGCATCCTGGGCTGCCGCGGCCGGACTCGGTTCCAAGGTCAAGGCCTTCGTCGATGGTGCCGCAAACATGATTGCCATGACGGGTATTCCGCGCAGCATCGCTGTGGTGATCATGGGCGTGTTCGTGGCCTCGTTCGCGGGCACCACACTCGATACGGCCACACGCATCCAGCGCTACATCGTCTCCGAGCTCTTCACCACCCTGAAGCTCCGCGTATTCCAGAACCGCTACATAGCCACGGGCTTCGCGGTGCTCAGTGCTGCCGTGCTCGCCTTCGCATCCGGTGCGGATGGAAAAGGTGCCCTCAGTCTCTGGCCGCTCTTCGGTGCGGTGAATCAGACTCTCGCTGCACTGGCGCTCATTATCGTAACACTCTACCTCAAGGAGCGCGGAGGCTGGTCGTGGATTACCGCCGGCATTCCGGCTGTGTTCATGAGCGTGATCACCATCTGGGCGGCAGTGCTCAATCAGCTGCAGTTCGGGACGGATCAGAACATCCTCCTCCAGGTGATCAACGCGATAATCATTCTCATCGTACTCTGGGTCACGGCGGAAGGAATCGTGCAATTCGTTCGAGGCAAAGAGCAGCCAGACCCGGCGGCTGAAACCGGGAGCGGATTATGA
- a CDS encoding ArsA family ATPase — MSLQTVFHIGKGGVGKSTLSALTALGAAGKGQRVLLLSLDPAHNQSDLFEASFADTPRNVHRALDVMEADMEAWIRRYLDEVQQRMRDAYNYLTAINLDRHFRVFRHSPGLEEFALRRVFEHVIAEQDRWDLLVVDMPPTALSTRFFASPTISSAWTTELLALREDIKERREMITRVKLGKKEIETDRVITALSEEQQRNQTLREFFTDSTRCAVRLVINPDPLSWNEGLRVRRALSDLSISLNAVLLNRATDDARTHAQLEDLPHLRIPAIDPAPIGKQALLTLLSRIPDLQPRFPSH; from the coding sequence ATGTCCCTTCAGACGGTATTCCATATCGGCAAAGGCGGCGTCGGTAAATCGACGCTCTCCGCACTCACCGCTCTGGGCGCAGCCGGGAAAGGCCAACGCGTCCTTCTGCTCTCCCTCGATCCCGCGCACAATCAGTCCGATCTTTTTGAAGCGTCCTTCGCAGACACTCCCCGCAACGTGCATCGCGCGCTGGATGTCATGGAGGCGGATATGGAGGCGTGGATCAGACGCTATCTTGACGAAGTACAGCAGCGCATGCGGGACGCCTACAATTACCTGACAGCGATCAATCTCGACAGACATTTCCGGGTGTTCAGACACTCACCCGGACTCGAAGAATTTGCACTGCGCCGCGTCTTCGAGCATGTCATTGCGGAACAGGACAGGTGGGATCTGCTCGTGGTCGATATGCCCCCCACCGCACTGTCTACACGATTTTTCGCTTCGCCAACCATCTCTTCGGCGTGGACCACCGAACTGCTCGCATTGCGAGAGGACATCAAGGAGCGGCGGGAAATGATTACCCGGGTGAAGCTGGGAAAAAAAGAAATCGAGACTGACCGCGTCATTACCGCGCTGTCTGAGGAACAGCAGCGCAACCAGACGCTGCGCGAATTTTTCACTGACAGCACGCGGTGTGCTGTGCGTCTCGTCATCAACCCTGATCCACTTTCGTGGAATGAAGGACTGCGCGTCCGACGCGCACTCTCTGACCTCTCCATCTCCCTGAACGCGGTTCTGCTCAACAGGGCCACGGACGATGCCCGAACACATGCACAGCTCGAGGATCTTCCGCACCTGCGTATACCCGCCATCGATCCGGCACCGATCGGAAAACAGGCTCTGCTCACATTGCTATCCCGAATCCCTGACCTTCAACCCCGCTTTCCATCACACTAG